In Luteibacter mycovicinus, a genomic segment contains:
- a CDS encoding ligase-associated DNA damage response exonuclease, with product MDSDLLLPRPEGLYCPAGDFYIDPMQPVPRAVVTHAHGDHARSGSGLYHVARAGGGLMRERLGAASDIREFAYGERFTLGETVLSLHPSGHVLGAAQIRIEGRGLVAVVSGDYKRDPDPTCVPFEPVPCDIFVTESTFGLPIYRWPPMSGVVEEILAWLDECAARGVPAVLFSYALGKAQRILAELATRTDRTVHLHGAMVRLVEAYREAGVHMLPTVPVSDSAKGRDFAGELVMAPPSAAGSPWMKRFSKASTGFASGWMQVRGARRRRGYDRGFIVSDHADWSGLIRSVDDCGAKRIYVTHGDGEALIRHLRETGHDARPLRSLGGVMPDERSSEEGD from the coding sequence ATGGATAGCGACCTTCTGCTACCCCGACCTGAAGGCCTTTACTGCCCGGCGGGGGACTTCTACATCGATCCGATGCAACCGGTACCGCGGGCCGTGGTGACGCACGCCCATGGCGATCATGCGAGATCGGGCAGCGGTCTCTATCATGTCGCCCGGGCCGGCGGCGGCCTCATGCGCGAGCGTCTGGGCGCCGCGTCGGACATCCGCGAGTTCGCCTATGGCGAGCGATTCACACTGGGTGAAACCGTGCTGTCGCTGCATCCCTCCGGGCACGTGCTCGGCGCGGCGCAAATCCGCATCGAAGGCCGAGGCCTCGTCGCGGTGGTTTCGGGTGACTACAAACGCGATCCCGATCCGACGTGCGTGCCTTTCGAGCCCGTGCCGTGCGACATCTTCGTCACCGAATCCACGTTCGGTCTGCCGATCTATCGCTGGCCACCCATGTCGGGCGTCGTCGAAGAGATCCTTGCATGGCTCGACGAATGCGCCGCGCGCGGCGTACCTGCCGTGCTGTTCTCTTACGCGTTGGGAAAAGCTCAGCGCATCCTTGCCGAACTGGCCACGCGCACCGACCGTACCGTGCATCTGCACGGCGCCATGGTCCGCCTCGTCGAGGCGTACCGCGAAGCCGGTGTCCACATGCTGCCCACGGTGCCGGTGAGCGATTCGGCGAAGGGGCGCGACTTCGCGGGCGAGCTGGTGATGGCGCCGCCGTCGGCCGCCGGCTCGCCATGGATGAAGCGGTTTTCCAAGGCGTCCACCGGCTTCGCCTCGGGCTGGATGCAGGTACGCGGCGCGCGGCGCCGACGCGGATACGACCGCGGCTTTATCGTCTCCGACCATGCCGACTGGTCGGGCCTGATCCGCAGTGTCGACGACTGCGGTGCGAAGCGCATCTATGTCACCCACGGCGATGGGGAGGCACTGATCCGCCATCTCCGCGAAACGGGTCACGATGCGCGACCGCTGCGGTCACTGGGTGGCGTCATGCCGGACGAACGCAGTAGTGAGGAAGGCGACTGA